In Sporichthya polymorpha DSM 43042, a genomic segment contains:
- a CDS encoding molybdopterin biosynthesis protein produces MPPSSPFLSDVPAAEAQAAWQAVCEAAGCPALTEAVPVPVQHGVGRVTAEPVWARRSSPAFDSAAMDGIAVRAADTVAATETSPVLLAPESFVVVDTGDPLPEGYDAVVMREHVHRTADGAAELRAAVPPYQHVRSIGEDISATELLLPTGHRLRAVDVAAAAAAGVTELTVRRKPVVVVVPTGDEIRPIGSELGPGDILDTNSLMLAEQAKEFGWEARTTPVVPDDPDRIIAALRQAAAEADLVVLVAGSSAGRDDYTARVVEAAGTLAVHGVAVKPGHPVVLGAVTEVGEGTPVLGAPGYPVSAALTFEIFAAPLLSRLEGAAPRERPFVHARLARKLASTLGSDDWVRVRLGKVGGEIVATPLPRGAGVLTSLVRADGLLVVPAGIEGHHAGEQVRVNLLRGAEEIGRTVVAIGSHDLVLDIAASRLRQVDPRITLASSNVGSLGGLVAIRDGLCHLAGSHLLDPETGEYTLPYLDRLVGDGPKVAVVRLVHRDQGLIVPRGNPLGLGGIADLARPGLRYVNRQRGAGTRVLLDQELARLGIDPSAIAGYGREEHTHLAVAAAVAGDRVDTGLGIRAAARAFGLDFVPVAQEPYDLVLRADAVDDPLLAPLWDLLADPAFRAEIEALGGYSCAETGLRIR; encoded by the coding sequence GTGCCGCCGTCGAGCCCCTTCCTCTCCGACGTGCCGGCGGCCGAGGCGCAGGCCGCCTGGCAGGCCGTCTGCGAGGCCGCAGGGTGTCCCGCGCTGACCGAGGCGGTGCCGGTCCCGGTGCAGCACGGCGTGGGCCGGGTGACGGCCGAGCCGGTCTGGGCGCGGCGCTCCTCGCCGGCGTTCGACTCCGCGGCGATGGACGGCATCGCGGTCCGGGCGGCGGACACCGTCGCGGCCACCGAGACCTCCCCGGTCCTGCTGGCTCCGGAGAGCTTCGTCGTCGTCGACACCGGCGACCCGCTGCCCGAGGGCTACGACGCGGTCGTCATGCGCGAGCACGTGCACCGGACCGCGGACGGAGCCGCTGAGCTCCGCGCGGCCGTGCCGCCGTACCAGCACGTGCGGTCGATCGGTGAGGACATCAGCGCGACCGAACTGCTGCTCCCGACCGGCCACCGGCTGCGCGCCGTCGACGTCGCGGCCGCCGCGGCCGCGGGCGTCACGGAACTGACGGTCCGTCGGAAGCCGGTGGTCGTCGTCGTCCCGACCGGGGACGAGATCCGTCCGATCGGCTCCGAGCTCGGCCCGGGCGACATCCTCGACACGAACTCACTCATGCTCGCCGAGCAGGCGAAGGAGTTCGGCTGGGAGGCCCGCACGACGCCGGTCGTCCCGGACGACCCGGACCGGATAATCGCGGCCCTGCGGCAGGCGGCCGCGGAGGCCGACCTCGTCGTCCTCGTCGCCGGGTCGAGCGCCGGCCGGGACGACTACACGGCCCGGGTCGTCGAGGCGGCGGGAACGCTCGCCGTCCACGGCGTCGCGGTGAAGCCCGGGCACCCGGTCGTGCTCGGTGCCGTCACCGAGGTCGGCGAGGGCACCCCGGTGCTCGGCGCGCCGGGTTACCCGGTCTCGGCAGCGCTCACGTTCGAGATCTTCGCGGCACCGCTGCTCTCGCGGCTGGAGGGCGCGGCTCCCCGCGAGCGGCCGTTCGTGCACGCCCGGCTCGCCCGCAAACTGGCCTCGACGCTGGGGAGCGACGACTGGGTGCGGGTCCGCCTCGGGAAGGTCGGCGGGGAGATCGTCGCGACGCCGCTGCCCCGCGGCGCCGGCGTCCTGACGTCGCTGGTTCGCGCCGACGGCCTGCTGGTCGTGCCGGCCGGGATCGAGGGCCACCACGCGGGGGAGCAGGTGCGCGTCAACCTGCTCCGGGGCGCGGAGGAGATCGGGCGGACCGTCGTCGCGATCGGCTCGCACGACCTCGTCCTCGACATCGCCGCGTCGCGGCTGCGTCAGGTGGACCCGCGGATCACGCTGGCGTCGTCGAACGTCGGCTCGCTCGGCGGGCTGGTCGCGATCCGCGACGGGCTCTGCCACCTCGCCGGCTCGCACCTGCTCGACCCGGAGACCGGCGAGTACACGTTGCCCTACCTCGACCGCCTCGTCGGCGACGGACCGAAGGTCGCGGTCGTCCGGCTCGTGCACCGCGATCAGGGCCTGATCGTGCCGCGGGGCAACCCGCTCGGCCTGGGTGGCATCGCCGACCTCGCCCGGCCCGGCCTGCGGTACGTGAACCGGCAGCGCGGCGCCGGCACCCGCGTCCTGCTCGACCAGGAACTCGCACGCCTCGGGATCGACCCGAGCGCGATCGCCGGGTACGGCCGCGAGGAGCACACCCACCTCGCGGTGGCCGCCGCGGTCGCGGGGGACCGGGTCGACACCGGCCTCGGGATCCGCGCCGCCGCGCGCGCGTTCGGTCTCGACTTCGTCCCGGTCGCGCAGGAGCCCTACGACCTCGTCCTGCGCGCCGACGCCGTCGACGACCCGCTGCTGGCCCCGCTGTGGGACCTCCTCGCCGACCCGGCGTTCCGGGCCGAGATCGAGGCTCTCGGCGGGTACTCCTGCGCCGAGACCGGGCTGCGCATCCGGTGA
- a CDS encoding serine/threonine-protein kinase yields MADAGAAADAGPVIVGARLGDRYTLTRLIGTGGMASVWAAHDPRLEREVAIKIISDTLALDATFVERFAREARIAAALAHPHVVSVFDYGAHGGRPYLVMEYVAGGTLSARLKDGRRDWDPATLTRELLDALGYIHAAGILHRDLKPANVLVGADGRARLTDFGIAHLADGTKLTSTGYVVGTEKYLAPEVRRGGQPTVVADLHGLGVLLRECGVAEAGPVFAALVDRLTDPDPARRPRSAADALALLDRPSGPAPDPDSDPGPTVAMPVGDPAPTEAMAPTEALAPTEVAPTEAYPPPDAPAGRRPSRGALAAAALVVGAVLLGGALLLSGDDGSDGLRTPPAGGSVGVQLDQLDEAIDRARR; encoded by the coding sequence ATGGCTGACGCGGGGGCGGCGGCCGATGCGGGACCGGTGATCGTCGGCGCGCGGCTGGGGGACCGGTACACGCTGACCCGGCTGATCGGGACCGGCGGCATGGCCTCGGTGTGGGCGGCGCACGACCCGCGGCTGGAGCGCGAGGTCGCGATCAAGATCATCTCCGACACGCTCGCGCTCGACGCGACCTTCGTGGAGCGGTTCGCGCGGGAGGCCCGAATCGCGGCGGCGCTCGCCCACCCGCACGTGGTCAGCGTCTTCGACTACGGCGCCCACGGCGGCCGGCCGTACCTGGTGATGGAGTACGTCGCGGGCGGGACGCTCTCCGCGCGGCTCAAGGACGGGCGCCGCGACTGGGACCCGGCGACGCTGACGCGCGAACTGCTCGACGCGCTGGGCTACATCCACGCCGCGGGGATCCTGCACCGCGACCTCAAGCCCGCGAACGTCCTCGTCGGGGCCGACGGACGCGCCCGGCTCACGGACTTCGGCATCGCGCACCTCGCGGACGGCACGAAGCTGACCAGCACCGGGTACGTCGTCGGCACCGAGAAGTACCTCGCCCCCGAGGTGCGCCGCGGCGGGCAGCCGACGGTCGTCGCCGACCTGCACGGGCTGGGCGTCCTCCTGCGCGAGTGCGGGGTGGCGGAGGCGGGGCCGGTCTTCGCCGCGCTCGTCGACCGCCTCACCGACCCCGACCCCGCCCGGCGACCCCGCTCGGCGGCGGACGCCCTCGCGCTGCTCGACCGCCCCTCGGGCCCCGCCCCCGACCCCGATTCCGACCCCGGTCCCACGGTCGCGATGCCGGTGGGCGACCCCGCTCCGACCGAGGCCATGGCTCCCACGGAGGCGCTCGCTCCGACCGAGGTCGCTCCGACGGAGGCGTACCCGCCGCCGGACGCTCCGGCCGGGCGGCGGCCGTCGCGCGGGGCTCTGGCGGCCGCGGCGCTCGTGGTGGGGGCGGTCCTGCTCGGCGGGGCGCTCCTGCTCTCCGGCGACGACGGGTCGGACGGCCTGCGGACGCCGCCGGCCGGCGGCTCGGTGGGCGTACAACTCGACCAGCTCGACGAGGCGATCGACCGCGCCCGCCGGTAG
- a CDS encoding substrate-binding domain-containing protein — MSRYREICVDLAQRVASGALEPGTELPGVRELARSWSTTATTVSRAQRELADARVLVLHERRRAQVAPGAALAAREFLTGHVVFRLVGSDDPALDLVARGVPELEVLTGRGSFGGLSEVRRGRADGAALHLLHRTGVYNAPFVQRLLRDQAPHLLHLWRREQGLIVAPGNPDGLRDVGDLTGRRVALRRFGTGTRVLFDRLAVAAGLDPDGVHGPEVETHLEVALAVATGTVDAGLGVRSAAVDLGLDFVPLTWESYDVGLPGAALGAVAPLITALGSPALRAAITALGGYDTADSGRLDELDAMGEPAIRG, encoded by the coding sequence GTGAGCCGATACCGCGAGATCTGCGTCGATCTCGCCCAGCGGGTCGCGAGCGGTGCGCTCGAGCCCGGGACCGAGCTGCCCGGCGTGCGCGAGCTCGCGCGTTCCTGGTCGACCACGGCCACGACGGTCAGTCGCGCGCAGCGCGAGCTGGCCGACGCCCGCGTGCTCGTGCTGCACGAACGCCGCCGGGCCCAGGTCGCACCCGGCGCCGCGCTCGCGGCGCGGGAGTTCCTGACCGGCCACGTCGTGTTCCGGCTGGTCGGCAGCGACGACCCGGCGCTGGATCTCGTCGCGCGGGGAGTGCCGGAGCTGGAGGTCCTGACCGGCCGGGGGAGCTTCGGCGGCCTCAGCGAGGTGCGGCGGGGGCGGGCGGACGGCGCGGCCCTCCATCTGCTGCACCGCACGGGTGTCTACAACGCGCCGTTCGTGCAGCGCCTGCTCCGCGATCAGGCCCCTCACCTGCTGCATCTCTGGCGCCGGGAGCAGGGACTGATCGTGGCGCCGGGCAACCCTGACGGCCTCCGGGACGTCGGTGATCTGACGGGCCGTCGCGTAGCCCTACGCCGTTTCGGCACCGGCACCCGGGTCCTCTTCGACCGGCTCGCGGTCGCCGCGGGGCTGGACCCGGACGGCGTGCACGGCCCGGAGGTCGAGACCCATCTGGAGGTCGCGCTCGCGGTCGCGACCGGCACCGTCGACGCGGGTCTGGGCGTGCGCTCGGCCGCTGTCGATCTTGGTCTCGACTTCGTCCCGCTGACCTGGGAGTCCTACGACGTGGGGCTGCCCGGTGCGGCTCTCGGGGCAGTGGCACCGCTGATCACCGCGCTCGGTTCCCCGGCGCTGCGGGCGGCCATCACGGCGCTCGGGGGCTACGACACCGCCGACTCGGGTCGGCTGGACGAACTCGACGCCATGGGCGAGCCCGCGATCCGCGGTTAG
- the glp gene encoding gephyrin-like molybdotransferase Glp, translated as MTGREFFTARTVAEALAGFRPERRTAVEPVPLDGALGRVPAADVRADSPLPGFARSTVDGYAVRAADTYGASEGLPSYLDLAGAVRMGTAPTVTVTPGHCAAIPTGAVLPPGADAVVMVEYTAETMPGTVEVTRPVAPGSGVVQPDDDVAVGAALVPAGRPLRAPDLGLLAAAGVTSVDVHARPRVAILSTGDEVVPSETKELTVGQVRDATASALAGLVREAGGDPVYAGIVPDDEGALRAALADALGTADLVVVSAGSSVGARDETAAAVAALGEVWCHGLALKPGKPTMLAECAGVPLIGLPGNPLSALVVFRLLGVPLVWRLAGCDRPPPTPRVRARLVRDLPSAAGRLDVVQVSVTEDADGTYRAEPIFGPSALLSVLARADGYLLVPEPATGLDAGTDVEVVLHA; from the coding sequence ATGACGGGGCGGGAGTTCTTCACCGCCCGGACCGTCGCCGAGGCGCTCGCCGGTTTCCGGCCGGAGCGGCGGACCGCGGTGGAACCGGTGCCGCTCGACGGTGCCCTCGGTCGCGTCCCGGCCGCGGACGTGCGCGCGGACTCGCCCCTGCCCGGCTTCGCCCGCTCCACGGTCGACGGCTACGCCGTCCGGGCCGCCGACACCTACGGGGCGTCCGAGGGCCTGCCGTCCTACCTCGACCTCGCCGGGGCCGTGCGGATGGGCACCGCGCCCACGGTGACGGTCACCCCCGGGCACTGCGCGGCGATCCCGACCGGCGCCGTGCTGCCGCCGGGTGCGGACGCCGTGGTGATGGTCGAGTACACCGCCGAGACGATGCCGGGCACCGTGGAGGTCACGCGCCCCGTCGCCCCCGGCTCCGGCGTCGTGCAGCCGGACGACGACGTCGCCGTGGGCGCGGCGCTCGTGCCGGCGGGGCGGCCGTTGCGCGCCCCGGACCTCGGCCTGCTGGCCGCGGCCGGGGTGACGAGCGTCGACGTCCACGCCCGGCCGCGGGTGGCGATTCTCTCCACCGGGGACGAGGTGGTTCCCTCGGAGACCAAGGAACTGACGGTTGGTCAGGTGCGGGACGCCACCGCCAGTGCGCTGGCCGGGCTGGTTCGCGAGGCCGGCGGCGACCCGGTGTACGCGGGGATCGTTCCCGACGACGAGGGCGCGCTGCGGGCGGCGCTCGCCGACGCGCTCGGCACCGCGGACCTCGTCGTGGTGTCCGCCGGTTCCTCCGTGGGCGCGCGGGACGAGACCGCCGCGGCCGTGGCCGCCCTCGGCGAGGTGTGGTGCCACGGGCTCGCGCTGAAACCGGGGAAGCCGACGATGCTCGCCGAGTGCGCGGGTGTCCCGCTGATCGGGCTGCCGGGCAATCCGCTCTCGGCCCTGGTCGTCTTCCGCCTGCTCGGGGTGCCCCTGGTCTGGCGTCTCGCCGGGTGCGACCGGCCCCCGCCCACCCCGCGCGTCCGGGCCCGCCTTGTGCGCGACCTGCCCTCGGCCGCCGGCCGGCTCGACGTCGTCCAGGTGTCCGTGACCGAGGACGCGGACGGTACCTACCGGGCGGAACCGATCTTCGGTCCGTCCGCCCTGCTGTCCGTCCTCGCCCGCGCCGACGGTTACCTCCTCGTCCCCGAACCGGCCACCGGGCTGGACGCGGGTACGGACGTCGAGGTCGTCCTCCACGCGTGA
- a CDS encoding sulfite exporter TauE/SafE family protein, whose protein sequence is MGRRSRPLAFVAGAAVGILGGMIGLGGAEFRLPLLLLLFGFTALPAVVFNKAMSLVVVATALPARLIAVPPGELGDEWDVVLNLLTGSLIGAWIGATWAIRMRTATLYKVLAVLLVLMAVVLAAHHAGTVSELDLPSGARFVAGVVAGVGIGVVAALMGVAGGELLIPTIVLLYGLDIKLAGSVSLAVSLPTMLVAFARYSRDSSFAVLRENRGFAVAMAAGSVIGTVVGGLLLDVVADDVLIPILVAVLLLSSIKVWGHR, encoded by the coding sequence GTGGGACGTCGGTCTCGGCCGCTCGCGTTCGTCGCGGGTGCGGCGGTCGGGATCCTGGGTGGGATGATCGGCCTCGGCGGCGCGGAGTTCCGGCTGCCGTTGCTGTTGCTGCTCTTCGGGTTCACGGCGCTGCCGGCCGTCGTGTTCAACAAGGCGATGAGTCTGGTCGTCGTCGCGACCGCCCTGCCCGCCCGGCTGATTGCTGTTCCGCCGGGTGAACTCGGCGACGAGTGGGACGTCGTCCTCAACCTGCTGACGGGCAGTCTGATCGGCGCCTGGATCGGCGCGACGTGGGCGATCCGCATGCGCACCGCGACGCTCTACAAGGTCCTCGCGGTGCTGCTCGTGCTCATGGCCGTCGTCCTCGCCGCCCACCACGCCGGCACCGTGTCCGAGCTCGACCTGCCCAGCGGGGCGCGCTTCGTCGCGGGGGTCGTGGCCGGCGTCGGCATCGGCGTCGTCGCGGCGCTGATGGGCGTCGCGGGCGGAGAACTGTTGATCCCGACGATCGTGCTGCTGTACGGCCTCGACATCAAACTCGCGGGCAGCGTCAGCCTCGCGGTCTCGCTGCCGACGATGCTCGTCGCGTTCGCCCGCTACAGCCGGGACAGCAGCTTCGCCGTCCTCCGCGAGAACCGCGGCTTCGCGGTCGCGATGGCCGCCGGCTCCGTCATCGGCACCGTCGTCGGCGGGCTGCTGCTCGACGTCGTCGCCGACGACGTCCTGATCCCGATCCTCGTTGCCGTGCTCCTGCTGTCCTCGATCAAGGTGTGGGGGCACCGCTGA
- the fdhF gene encoding formate dehydrogenase subunit alpha, whose amino-acid sequence MHEPETTTVPTVGVTIDGVPVTVPVGTTIYDAARSAGIDIPVLCHNERYDPVGVCRMCVVDTGGRVFAAACVRPCDDGMTVQTSTPELERSRSVLTELLLSDQPPRESDPKQTTTADNQLLELADRYGVARETTDLPVGTGRGTDVSNPVIAVDHDSCILCDRCVRACDDIQGNDVIGRSGKGYSTRIAFDFNDPMGSSSCVTCGECVQACPTGALTNKAIRSIPIRPREQLEAVESVCPYCGVGCALTYWVDRERGAISFAEGRPQPGSQSRLCVKGRYGWDYSASPQRLTKPLIRVDSSYPKGPLSADVRGESTGKRATQPQKDGRPGKDRGRKPGGLVDYDEVMPHFREATWDEALDLVARRLQEIHAAGGPGAIAGFGSAKCSNEEAYLFQKLIRAGFGTNNVDHCTRLCHASSVAALFEGVGSGAVSTTYGDVANADVAIITGSNPTANHPVASSFFKQARRRGTTIIYVDPRASTVSEHADIFVQLKPGTDVAFYNSVMCEIIRLGMTDPQFIAERTSNYEALAATVADYPPERGEQITGVPADTIRAVARAWGEAGSAVIYWGMGISQHTTGTDNARCLIALCAITGQVGRPGTGLHPLRGQNNVQGASDAGLIPMFYPDYQGVTKESAREVFERAWGTSLDPNRGLTVTEIISSILEGGVRGMYMLGENPFLSDPNTNKVRKALSALEFLVVQDIFLTETAEFADVILPATSYLEKDGTYTNTDRRVQLGRKVLDPPGEAMADWWIVQEIARRVGLDWNYGSPSEVFDEMVPLMPSYTNLSYANLGSSGKLYPNADPEHLDGTVVMFDERFNTEDGLAHLVPAQWLPPKELPDTEYPLVLNTGRLLEHWHTGSMTRRSFALDAIAPVAEIYMHPKDAADRGLVHGAMARVRSRRGQIELQVRISHREQQGNVFIPFHFREAAANLLTIDEVDPFGKIPEFKFCAVQVEAVGTTA is encoded by the coding sequence CTGCACGAGCCCGAGACCACGACCGTCCCGACCGTCGGTGTCACCATCGACGGCGTCCCGGTCACGGTGCCGGTCGGCACGACGATCTACGACGCCGCGCGGTCGGCCGGGATCGACATTCCTGTCCTGTGCCACAACGAGCGGTACGACCCGGTCGGCGTCTGCCGCATGTGCGTGGTGGACACCGGGGGTCGCGTGTTCGCGGCGGCCTGTGTGCGGCCGTGCGACGACGGCATGACGGTGCAGACCTCGACGCCGGAGCTCGAACGCAGCCGGTCGGTCCTGACCGAGCTGCTGCTCTCCGATCAGCCCCCGCGCGAGTCGGACCCGAAGCAGACGACGACGGCCGACAATCAACTGCTCGAGCTCGCGGACCGGTACGGCGTTGCGCGAGAGACGACCGACCTGCCGGTGGGCACCGGGCGGGGTACGGACGTGTCGAACCCCGTCATCGCGGTCGACCACGACTCGTGCATCCTGTGCGACCGCTGCGTGCGGGCCTGCGACGACATCCAGGGCAACGACGTCATCGGCCGCTCCGGCAAGGGCTACTCGACCCGGATCGCGTTCGACTTCAACGACCCGATGGGGTCGAGCTCCTGCGTCACCTGCGGCGAGTGCGTGCAGGCCTGCCCGACGGGCGCGCTGACCAACAAGGCCATCCGCTCGATCCCGATCCGGCCGCGGGAGCAGCTCGAGGCCGTCGAATCCGTCTGCCCCTACTGCGGCGTCGGGTGCGCGCTCACGTACTGGGTCGACCGCGAGCGCGGGGCGATCTCGTTCGCGGAGGGGCGGCCGCAGCCCGGGTCGCAGAGCCGGCTGTGCGTCAAGGGCCGCTACGGCTGGGACTACTCCGCCTCGCCCCAGCGGCTCACGAAGCCGCTGATTCGCGTCGACTCCTCCTACCCCAAAGGTCCGCTGTCCGCGGACGTCCGGGGTGAGAGCACCGGCAAGCGCGCCACGCAGCCACAGAAGGACGGGCGCCCGGGGAAGGACCGCGGCCGCAAGCCCGGTGGCCTCGTCGACTACGACGAGGTGATGCCGCACTTCCGGGAGGCCACCTGGGACGAGGCGCTCGACCTGGTGGCGCGGCGGCTCCAGGAGATCCACGCCGCCGGCGGGCCCGGAGCGATCGCCGGGTTCGGCTCGGCGAAGTGCTCCAACGAGGAGGCCTACCTCTTCCAGAAGCTGATCCGGGCCGGCTTCGGCACCAACAACGTCGACCACTGCACGCGGCTGTGCCACGCGTCCTCGGTGGCGGCGCTGTTCGAGGGCGTCGGCTCCGGTGCGGTGTCGACCACCTACGGCGACGTCGCCAACGCCGACGTCGCGATCATCACCGGTTCTAACCCGACCGCGAACCACCCCGTCGCGAGTTCGTTCTTCAAGCAGGCCCGGCGGCGGGGCACGACGATCATCTACGTCGACCCCCGTGCCTCGACGGTGTCCGAGCACGCCGACATCTTCGTCCAGCTCAAGCCGGGCACGGACGTCGCGTTCTACAACTCCGTGATGTGCGAGATCATCCGCCTCGGCATGACGGACCCTCAGTTCATCGCCGAGCGGACCTCGAACTACGAGGCCCTCGCGGCCACCGTCGCGGACTACCCGCCGGAGCGGGGCGAGCAGATCACCGGCGTCCCGGCCGACACGATCCGGGCCGTCGCCCGGGCGTGGGGCGAGGCCGGGTCCGCGGTCATCTACTGGGGGATGGGGATCTCCCAGCACACGACCGGCACCGACAACGCGCGGTGCCTGATCGCGCTGTGCGCGATCACCGGTCAGGTCGGGCGGCCGGGCACGGGGCTGCACCCGCTGCGTGGCCAGAACAACGTGCAGGGTGCTTCCGACGCGGGTCTGATCCCGATGTTCTACCCGGACTACCAGGGCGTGACGAAGGAGTCCGCGCGCGAGGTCTTCGAACGGGCGTGGGGCACCTCGCTCGACCCCAACCGCGGCCTCACCGTCACCGAGATCATCTCCTCGATCCTCGAGGGCGGGGTCCGGGGCATGTACATGCTCGGGGAGAACCCGTTCCTGTCGGACCCGAACACCAACAAGGTGCGCAAGGCGCTGTCGGCGCTGGAGTTCCTCGTCGTCCAGGACATCTTCCTGACCGAGACCGCCGAGTTCGCCGACGTGATCCTGCCCGCGACCTCCTACCTGGAGAAGGACGGCACCTACACCAACACCGACCGGCGCGTGCAGCTCGGCCGCAAGGTGCTGGACCCGCCGGGCGAGGCGATGGCGGACTGGTGGATCGTCCAGGAGATCGCCCGCCGCGTCGGGCTCGACTGGAACTACGGCTCGCCGTCCGAGGTCTTCGACGAGATGGTCCCGTTGATGCCCTCGTACACGAACCTGAGCTACGCGAACCTGGGATCGAGCGGCAAGCTCTACCCGAACGCCGACCCCGAGCACCTCGACGGCACCGTCGTGATGTTCGACGAGCGGTTCAACACCGAGGACGGCCTCGCCCACCTGGTGCCGGCGCAGTGGCTGCCGCCGAAGGAACTGCCGGACACCGAGTACCCGCTGGTCCTCAACACGGGCCGGCTGTTGGAGCACTGGCACACCGGGTCGATGACGCGACGCTCGTTCGCGCTCGACGCCATCGCGCCGGTGGCCGAGATCTACATGCATCCCAAGGACGCCGCCGACCGCGGGCTGGTGCACGGAGCCATGGCCCGGGTCCGTTCGCGCCGCGGCCAGATCGAACTGCAGGTCCGCATCAGTCACCGGGAGCAGCAGGGCAACGTGTTCATTCCCTTCCACTTCCGTGAGGCCGCCGCGAATCTCCTAACGATCGACGAGGTCGACCCGTTCGGGAAGATCCCCGAGTTCAAGTTCTGCGCCGTCCAGGTCGAGGCCGTCGGGACGACGGCGTGA
- a CDS encoding NAD(P)H-dependent oxidoreductase subunit E, with protein MKAPQRVPGVEARAGKFPGPSLIPALNAIQARLGWLPREELEKLALDARRPRYEIEGLISFYPHFRTSPPPPVSVSVCHDLSCFLHDGEARIAELRERHGEAEDVEIVEVSCLGRCDSAPACAVNSRPAPITEVDDLIAAARNAGVGHAAARTRSEPWPNDPYPAGSGIVERYTTLRALLAGDLAPDDLVSALKDSGLRGMGGAGFPTGQKWDLVRGAEGSVKYAICNADESEPGTFKDRQILATQPHLVLEGLLCGMAVIGAEEGWVFIRHEYGPEEHVLREELETLRAAGVVGPDSCGSGRRLNVEIFVSPGGYILGEETALIECMEGHRGEPRNKPPFPGVHGLHGRPTLMNSVETFADVPIIAQRGAQWWKDQGRGEAVGWKFFAVSGHVEQPDVYCVPMGTTVRELIDLAGGVTGGRGVGAVQPGGASSNFIGPDLLDLELDFGTAAQAGTMLGSGALVVLAEGTDELAAATNVLRFFRNESCGKCVPCRVGSTKAHDILRGVLDEGVPLDGPRRARIIELEEVMRKTSICGLGQVALGPVISVLGLDKGGAAARPQPKPEGAAGQPER; from the coding sequence GTGAAGGCCCCGCAGCGGGTCCCCGGCGTCGAGGCGCGCGCGGGCAAGTTCCCCGGCCCGTCGCTGATCCCCGCGCTCAACGCCATCCAGGCGCGCCTCGGCTGGCTGCCGCGCGAGGAGCTGGAGAAGCTCGCGCTCGACGCCCGTCGGCCCCGGTACGAGATCGAGGGCCTGATCTCCTTCTACCCGCACTTCCGGACCTCGCCGCCCCCGCCCGTGTCGGTCTCGGTGTGCCACGACCTCTCGTGCTTCCTGCACGACGGGGAGGCGCGGATCGCGGAGCTGAGGGAGCGTCACGGCGAGGCCGAGGACGTGGAGATCGTCGAGGTCTCGTGCCTCGGGCGTTGTGACTCCGCCCCGGCGTGCGCGGTGAACTCCCGCCCGGCTCCGATCACCGAGGTCGACGACCTGATCGCGGCCGCCCGGAATGCCGGCGTCGGGCACGCGGCCGCGAGGACCCGGTCGGAGCCCTGGCCGAACGACCCGTACCCGGCCGGATCCGGGATCGTCGAGCGCTACACCACCCTGCGCGCCCTGCTCGCCGGTGACCTCGCCCCGGACGACCTGGTGAGCGCGCTCAAGGACTCCGGGCTGCGCGGCATGGGCGGCGCCGGCTTCCCGACCGGCCAGAAGTGGGACCTGGTCCGTGGCGCCGAGGGGTCCGTCAAGTACGCGATCTGCAACGCCGACGAGTCCGAGCCGGGCACGTTCAAGGACCGTCAGATCCTCGCCACGCAACCGCATCTGGTGCTCGAGGGTCTGCTGTGCGGTATGGCCGTCATCGGGGCCGAGGAGGGCTGGGTCTTCATCCGCCACGAGTACGGGCCCGAGGAGCACGTCCTGCGCGAGGAGCTCGAGACGCTCCGGGCCGCCGGCGTCGTCGGGCCGGACTCGTGCGGCAGCGGCCGTCGGCTGAACGTCGAGATCTTCGTGTCCCCGGGCGGCTACATCCTGGGCGAGGAGACCGCGCTCATCGAGTGCATGGAGGGCCACCGCGGCGAGCCGCGGAACAAGCCGCCGTTCCCCGGCGTTCACGGCCTGCACGGTCGTCCGACGCTGATGAACTCGGTCGAGACCTTCGCCGACGTCCCGATCATCGCCCAGCGCGGTGCGCAGTGGTGGAAGGACCAGGGCCGCGGCGAGGCGGTCGGCTGGAAGTTCTTCGCGGTGTCCGGGCACGTGGAGCAGCCCGACGTCTACTGCGTCCCGATGGGGACGACGGTCCGCGAGCTGATCGACCTGGCCGGTGGCGTGACCGGCGGCCGCGGGGTCGGCGCGGTGCAGCCGGGCGGAGCGTCGAGCAACTTCATCGGGCCGGACCTGCTCGACCTCGAGCTCGACTTCGGCACCGCCGCTCAAGCCGGGACGATGCTCGGCTCCGGCGCGCTGGTCGTCCTGGCGGAGGGCACCGACGAGCTCGCGGCGGCGACCAACGTCCTGCGGTTCTTCCGCAACGAGTCGTGCGGCAAGTGCGTGCCGTGCCGGGTCGGGTCGACCAAGGCCCACGACATCCTGCGCGGGGTTCTCGACGAGGGCGTCCCGCTCGACGGGCCGCGGCGCGCGCGGATCATCGAGCTGGAGGAGGTCATGCGCAAGACCTCCATCTGCGGTCTCGGGCAGGTCGCGCTCGGCCCGGTGATCAGCGTGCTCGGTCTGGACAAGGGGGGAGCGGCCGCGCGCCCCCAGCCGAAGCCGGAGGGCGCGGCGGGGCAACCGGAGCGATGA